atttacacacaatataacgAGTCTCTGAGATGATTACagatattatattattacattattcttACAATATAAACTGTGACATTTAGTAAACATTTACTAGGTTCTTAAGCAAAGATACATaccactgttcaaaagtttaaaaCCACTATTTCACACACAACAATAACTgtggatttaaaaatgattattcaCTAAagcatattttagattttttttcaatatttcaaaacattctGTGCACaagacatgaataaaataaatattttactgtatatactgtgttTAAATATTTGAACTTCTGATCTCCACATGTGAAATATGAGGTTATTAGAACTTAATTTGTGATGTTCTTCAGCTTTTACAATCATTTGTACACTGGTCTGCAAACCAGGTTTAATATTACTGATTCCAAACCAAAACTAATCTGCAGATGCTTGTTAAGCAGTAAGAGAGCAAATGAATCAGAGGTGGTGAATTCGGGGTGAAGAACtgcatgcttttttttattttagtttttcttctttaatcTGTAACTGTGCTGCTACTTCATTCATCcaacttttttcatttacagAGTAATAACTATTGTGTGTACAGAACTCCTCTGTAAATTaatgaaaagtgctgtataaacaTATCATTAATATTACTATAATCATTATAATAAGACAGCTTTTGGTCACAGAGCTCCATCTGCATGAAATGAAAAGCAGAATCATGTAAAATTGGAGCAGCTTATTTCCTTGTGATTTCAAGATAATTGTTAAGGAAAATGAAtctgttcttgtttttctttgttttgtgtgcTGCCTTCTTGTTCAGGGCTCACTTGTTAAAGagattttaatgttaatatgaTTACCTTGCATAAATAAAGgtgaaatattgaaataaacaaaaaatacagtGATGATAATGGTGACAACAATGATAACGTTAGCCATTCTCAGTGTGCCTGTGCTCTCACTTTAAGCTGGTTGAATTTAAGCAGGTCGCTGTCACAGCTGAAGGAGGACAGTAGGCGGCGCTGTTCTGATCGTCTCTCCGATCCGGCTCTGGTGGAGGCGTGCGGCTGGGCGGGAATGCTCCTCCCCTTTAaccgaacacacacacacacatatatatatatatatatatatatatatacacacacacacacacacacacacacacacacacacacacacacacacacacaaaccttcaTCGCATCAGAGGCAAATACTGAACAGGTCTCATTGTAGTCATTAACCCGTTAGCCTAAGACTTTCAATGTTACTGATATTTCCTGACTGATCTTCTGAATTACTGACACACTTATCCGTAATTAAGTCTGACAGATACAGTCTGTTGTACAGCCTCAGATAACACAGCGGCGCGGTGGTTCTGATTGGGTCAGACTGGTCTGTTGTACCTGTGTGTCCTTGTCGGGCTCGTCGAACTGCAGCCGTGTGCTGTTCAGATACTTCACTTTGTCCTTCTTGTCGATTTTGTAGTAGCCCTCACTGCGAGCACAGCCAGTCACATGATCCCGCATGCCATCCTCACGCCGCTTCTTCTTTATGCCGGGCAGACTGCCCCCGCTGGTAGGTGGGGGGGTGGGTTAAGGGAAAAACACTGTCTGCACATTCTACACTAAATGTGAGAATTAATGCAGCGTTTCCTTCTCTAGACCTGCTgacctgctccaacacacctgaccaactaatcagctcacctgtgcattaaactgtgttCACTTTAGAGGGTGTGAAAACATCTGCATTTCGCTCAAAATATAAAGCTTTCTGAAACATTCTGTTCACCTGAAACATCGTCCAGCCTCTGttagtacactcttaaaaagaggaTTCTTCAATGATtccttaataaagaaaaaagttctagaatagaggtcttcaaatccagACTCTGAATCCAGATTCCAGTCCTTGATTTGACCCCAAGTAGGACTGGGCGATAAAATGATAACTTTCACGATTTAACTTTCCTTGATAGAAATATAAGAAATATGATTGATAAATGTTTgatataatacaccattctcacacttccacattCTAGCAACAGCCCTGGTGGCATATTACACTTTGAACATAACTAAAATGAAGAAGTTTTTCTGGTCCAAGAAAAATCACACTGCAGTGAAAGCTTTTAAAAGGTGAGTTTCAGATTCTTCAGAGAGCGCTCTTTCACCCCTAAAACTAACTTAATACGAACGCAGCTAAAAACAATCTTTTCAACAATCTTTCAAATCAACaatttatttccttttaaatCTTAAATATTACTGTATGAATATAAAAATCGTGGCCATGCTGtaccagctggtaaaaacaggtAACTTTCTCCCACTACCCCATGACAgagttgtgaaatgttccactgtttggcaCGTGTGGCAttttctgaccataaaggataatTAAAAACGACAATTAACCACTCAGGAGTGAAAATCAGCCTTtaaacctgaaagaaataatgtttgacatttattgTGATTACCGATATTGACTGATGGaatttttctttactgtggtaacacttttggccatatcgtACAGCCCTAACCCCAAGGCAAAAACACTTAAAACCATTGTTAACAGGAGTGCAGATATGAACAAATTAAGTCAATGATTAAACATTTCGCAAAAGAAGATGAGctgaaataagtaaataaaacactgcatatGCACCCCTCTCTGGtcccaggaaaaaaaaaacaaaaaacattacagTAAGAGAAGTATGACTGATCAGTAAATTGTTCATAGAGACAATCATTATTCATAGTGGTATTATTACATGTTATTTGTAGCCATGGACAGCAGCAGTGAAGGATATGAGGGTGATGGACCCACAGTGTGTCGTTGAGCCAGTCGTTGCAGTTGTCCTGCTGCAGCAGTTTGTCGTAGGTGATCTTTAGGTAGCGGATGTCCTCCTCATCGATGCCCTCGTTCCAGATGTCATACAGGATGGTCATTTCCTCAAATTCTGTGCGGGGCAGATAGCTGGGCCGTGGCGGTGAGGCAGCGGGGGAGTGCATGGAGAGTAGGAGCTCCTCCCAGCTGCGCCGCTGACGTCTAGTCTTCTGCACTGGTTCCTCGAACAGCAGGTCGTCATGGACTCCTGGGCTGGATGGCAGAACCGTCTGACATATGTCATCCAGATCATCATCCTCCGGCTCCAGCAGCCGGTGCTCTGTGTCTGGCCTCCCAATGGTGTTGATGGGCCGGTCAGGAAACAGGTCCCTCACTGCAGGCTCTGGAGGCAGCGAGGGCAGTGTGGGGGTCATCGGAGGAGGCTCTGGAAGAGCATCTTCTGGACTGAGAGCTGCTGAGGGCTTTTTAGCTTTAGCCCGTGCCTGTTTCTTCTTGCTTGGAGTGACATCTAGGGGCACAGGAAGCTCTATGAGCGGGACAGGAAGACTGGGGGGCACTGTAGGGGTAGAGCCTTCTACAGAGGGGGGTGGCGAGGTTTGGGGGGCTGTGGGAAGCTCTTGAGAGGAAGCAGCAACAGCAGTAGCAGCGGTGGGGAGCGGGGGTGAAGCAGCAGCGCTAGGTAGGTTAGTGCTGAGTGGCGGCTCTTTAAACACTGGCTCTTTGAACACAGGCTTCTCTTCTAGACTTTCAGACGATGCCTTCCTGTGCGGGGGGCCGGCAGGAGCGGCAGGGTCAGGGAACACAGGGGTGAAGGTCAGGTCCCTGCCCGGCGTCCGTGGGATGCCAGCACTGAGGACGGGGGACTGGGCAGGGTAAGAGAAGGGGCTGCTGGGGACGTGGGGGGAACTGAGTGCCAAGCTGAGAGCCAAGCTGTTACCTGTGAGGGGAGCATCGCCACCGGGCGTTTCGGGGGCTGTCTCGGTGCTTTGAGTCTTCCGCAGGTCGCGGCCCGGTGTGCGTGGGACCTCCTCGTCTGTCTGTAGCCGCTGCCGGCTGCAGGAGTCGGAGGGCGGGGGCAGGAGGGTATGACCAGGGGGCAAAGCGAGGTGGACAGACTGACCTGAGGAGGAGATCTGGCTGCTGGTGTCCAGCTCAGAGGGGACGGGGCCATCACGCCCAGGGGTCCACGGGACCTCCTCTTCAGATTGGCTCTTCGGACGGACATCCAAGTCGCTGTCGGCCAAAGAACCTGTCGGTGTGGGGGGCCGCAGAGTGCCCACGTCCTCCAGAGACGCCTCCACCTTCGGAACATCCACGTCTATGTCTAGTTCCTCTACTGAGAACAAGACAGAACGCTGTTCGCACAACTTGGAATAGTAAAGCATGAATTAAGCTCTAACAGAATTCATATCCAGAATgtagttctaataaaatttatGTCTATAATGAAATTCTAATACCGTTAATATCCAGTaagaaattctaataaaattaatgtccagaatgaagtttcaataaaattaacattgggaataaaatttgaataaaattgacatccagaatgaagttctaataaataTCCAgaacacattattttaaaagtgaTAAAATCTTAGGGAGGAATCTTGACAAACTACTATAAGAAGACAATTACAATGTATTATTCATCTTAATGTCTATTCGCTCCCAAAAAAGTACAGAATTAAGTGTCTAAATCTACATTCTGGAGtctataataaatattaatatgatAACTGATTGTGAATTTGAACAGCGGTATTTTGAATGTTTACTGTGTGAGAACATAAACAGTACAGATGCAAACTGATTTAAATTTGAATATAATCAACAAATATATCATTTAAACCAGCTTTAATTACCTGGCAGTCCTTTTGGCGATGGAGGTCGAAGGTCATCCATAGCCGCTCTGACCGACCGCGTGGCCTCCTCTGCCTCAAGCCGGCCAGACTCGCATTCCTCCTCCAGCGGGGGCACCGGTGGGGTCCCTGGGACTTTCAGCTcagactcctcctcctcctcagacGATGATGAGGACGAAGATGACGAAGATGAGGATGTCCGCGTTTCCGCCTCTACACCAATCTCCATGGCaacctcctcttcctcttcctcctcctcctcatgctCCTCCTCCGAGCTAGTGTCGTACTCGGAGGAGCTGTCAGACGCAGACGAGTCAGAGTCGGATTCAGAGGAAGAAGAACTGCCCGGCTCTGAACAGACAGCAGAAATGGATGCTGTTAATACAGTGTTATTACACTGAGCAAATCGTAATTAAATCCACATTACTGTTCTCAGTTATTACCGCCATCAGACGAGTCAGAAGAAGAACTGGCCTCAGACTCACTGTCCTCTTCTTCAACGTCCTCATCGTCTGCCTCCTGGAAAAGGCCAGACAGAAACCAGACACAGCTTAATGATTAGGAGCGCTGCCGTTTATGTGCTAATAACACaatgaaataatttattatatatttattaacacTGCTTTCCTGTTTATATTATCTAATGTTTTTCACTTGCTCCAGTCTGTCGCCCTCTACTGGCCGCTCCGCTATAAACACAGACTGTTTAACTCTACAGATCTAGTCATAACTCTGTCATAGTCTaaaagacatacagtactgtgaaaaggtCTTAGCTCACCTGAATTACACATAAATAAGTGTTTATGCTCTGAATAAATGGTCAGTCTTTGAATATTACAAATTAACTAatgaattttaatttatttcaaagcaaatgtcagtgtgaatcAGTAGAAGCGCAGTACTGTGCTGATACGGTGCCGATACAGCGATGTGGAGCCCTGTTCATCGCTCCTTCACTACCTACTGCAGCTGTGCTCTCTCACCTTGCCTGATGAAAGCCTCTCTGATGTTTCTGCATCAGGTTCTTCTCGATCGGACAGAGATGACTCTTCCCGGCCAGACGCcacctcttcctcctcctcctcctcctcctcctcctctccttcgCTGTCCAGTTCCACCGGTCTGGCGTGCCGGCGCTTCGCTGAGGAGTTTTCAGCATCCAGTCTGGTGCCATCTGCTGGAAGCTCCGTTCGTTCTGACTCTGAAAATACACAGACTCAGTGTAACTACAGGCTCAGAGTTCTAAACCAAAGATCTATACCATTGTGAAAAAGTCTTAGCACACATGAATCatatttaaactgtttaaatatGAATACTAACAAACATCTCATAAAAAAGCAATAATATTTGATCTCTTGGTCTGCAAAATAAGCTTATTCAATACTTCTAGCCGTTATTTTACTGAAGCTAATTTATCTCAACAGATGACTGAAAACTGTACTTCGATTGCATATAATGTGTGACGCCAGTGTAACCTTCCCAATATAAGCATTATTGGCAcatattttactgatgtttATTAAAGTGCCAGTACAACAATTCACTAAATGTTGTGAAAATGAATATggaagaagcagcaggtaaatgTTCCAGTGAGGGTCATGGAGGTAAAGATGTAATCAGTGTGAGAGttttaaatgatcataaacCTGACTGTGTCTTAGGCCCAAtcacatttcaccccttgctcctaacacttagccctacttgcgcgttcacgtctaggttaaaaagctaagttcagcttcacatcactgaagaattctgaagttgtgaatgaatcgcgaGCGCTCTGCGGATAAacggcaaatgtcagtgtgatataccattattgctatagtctggagacaaagcaggaaaacatgtcctgactatttttttccaggctattttaaataggATTCatctgtcctgtcatgtgacacaaaagtgatcaccacagctggaggcacATTGGAAAGCCAGAAAACCTTGTCTCttctgtttacgtaaaagtcgcCGACAACAACTGATGAAGTATCCGGTTCTAGAAAGactgtcccatttcataggagaaagatttcaaccactaccccttgtaactcagtttcaagggggagggttacactcgaaaacaaggggtaggggtaaaaataagaaatgggattgggcctttaaCTCAGCTCTGGAAAGAACTGCAGATTTGACTCAACCAGCTCAGACTCATACTGAGAATCAAGACAAAACAGGGAAAGTGAAAATCCTGCTTTATCGCCCTTTCCCTCTCTAAGGGTGCACAGACACAAAGCTCCATAGAAAGACTTCCTGAATCCATcggtttaaatataaaaaaaaaagccctctGCAGTTTTGTAATACTGACTTTATAACACTTTGTAACAAAAATTCTGAAGCAGCAGCGGCAATAATCTTTAAATCCTGGGCCACCACTGCAAAATACATACAGTGGAAACACAATATGCTTATGTAAAATCTGCTGGTGTTGGTCATGTTGAGTCTGAAGAAAGTTATAAAGACTTCTAACAGGAAGATGTTGAAGAGGCTCAATCTGACCTTCATCTTCCAGCTCATCATCTACAGGAGTGGATGGTCGTGCTCTTTTGTTCTCTGCAGTGGAGGTGGGGTCAGGAGGCTCTTTCCGCTTCACCTGAGAACAACATtgtcataatcatcatcatgtCAGTTATTTATTTCTAAAGGAGACAGTGACTCAGTCTCAGAGCTGAACGCTGAtaccttgaaggatggcaggcGGATGGCGCCGCGCAGCCCAATGCCCAGGCCCATGCCCTCATAGCCCAGACCTTCGCCTTTACTCCAGTTCTCCAGCAGACTGGACGACAACGTCTCCTTCGGCTTCGTTcgttccttctcctcctctttacccTCGCCAGGCTTTACAGGGGTGGAGGTAGCCTGGTGATCAAATTTACATTGTTACTTTACTATGTTGTTCAAATTTgtacagttttcattttaaatttacacTATATGGTCTATGGTATATGGTCTATGGTATATGGACTATTGACACATTTAATTCAGAGTTCCAATTGCTTccagaagcaacatcagcacaagaacaggagcttcatgaaacgGGTCCCCATGGCTGagtagctgcacacaagcctacgatcactatgtgcaatgccaagtgtcggctggagtggtgtaaagcacgtcaccactggactctggagcagaggaaatgtgttttctggagtgatgaatcatgcttcactatctagcagtctgatggataaatctgggtttggtggttacgggagaacactacctaccagaatgcatagtgccaactgtaaagtttggtggaggggggatgatGGGCTGGGGTTGTTTTTAAGGTTTAGGctccttagtttcagtgaagagTGACGTTAGTGCTACAGCACAGAAAgacatattttataattatatgcttccagctttcccgttccagcatgactgcacaAAGTGAACCGTGCGCTAAGTGagttccataaagacatggtttgatcaGTTTGGTGCGgtggaactccagtggtctacacagagccctgacctcaaccccactgaacactattggaatgaaatgaaaccatccaacatcagggtctgacctcacaaatgctctgttaactgaatgggcacaaattccagacacacacacaccaactccatattaatgcccatgctTTTGGAATGGGacatccaacaagctcatacaggTGTGACTGTCAGGTGtttacatacttttggccatatagtgtatactTTAGTTTCATGTGAACAGCCCCAACCTCCCCCACCTAGAAACCTCTACCCCACACTTCCACTTACAGGCctctttatttgaaacaccgTTATTTATACAACACttttaaaacaaaccaaaaaaggcattttaaatTGCCTTTTACAATTTAAGGCAAAAAATGAAttcatatatgtaaaaaaaaagtttatttccaAACAAAATGTCATCACCTTAGCCGAACGTTCCTTCTTCTCCCACCATTCATCAAAAGCCCTGAAGGCCACCACCTCCACCATCTTGCGGTTGAGGTCTCGCTTCATGATGGCCTTAAGCTCTTTGACGATTACCATCAGGACCCCGTCCACCGTAGCTTTATGGGGGTCCTCCTTCTGCGTCTCATACCCAGGTGGGGGTACTGTAGGGTTAAACTTGGGCATGCTGGGTATAGACCAGTGCTGGCCATGCCCCACCGCACCCGAGGGGGCACCCATCACAGACAGATGCGAGTATGGACCCCCAAACTGCATGGCCCCGGCTGTGGCGCCTGCAGCGGCAGCACTGCTCAGGTAGTGGGGATATGGATATGGGCGCTGGCTCTGTGCCATCCGGCTCAGCATCTGAGTCTGCATCTGGAAAGACATGTGGACGCTGCCCCACTGTGGCAGGCAGCTCATCAGGTCCACCGGCACCATGGGTACCATGCCTGGCGGGTAAGGGTGGAGCGGGTGCAGCAGCGGGTGGGCCGTCAGGTGAGGAGGGTGCGGAGCTGGGACAGTAGAGTGGGGGGGTAAATGGTGGGGGGGCAGGGCGTACCCAGCCTGAGGGTGGTGGGGCATAGGGGGAAACCCAGGGGGCGGGATGCCCATGGCCTGTGGCGCCAACAGGGACATGGCGGAGTTCACCACGATGCCTTTTGCACAGTCGCTGCCTGAGATCGGAGTGCCTGGCATCTCATCATCAGAGATTTCCATATCCTCCCCTGATGACTGGCCGCACTGAAAGATAAGGTAAACAATTAGTGAAAGTTAGTAAACATAGAAGCAGGTGTGGAGTAAACCTTGGGGCAGGTGTGGAGTATACTGAAGAGCAGATGCGCAGTAAATTTATGAGCAAGAAATTTAGGAGCAGGTGTGGAGCAAATTTAGAAGCAGGTGAAGACTACATTATGGAGCAGATGTGGAATATATTGTGTAGCAAACTTTTGTCCATCATGATGTCTCAACAAatgcatttgtatttattagaaTATTTACTTGTATTTACTTTTTCGCCTTAGCTAAACACACCCAATGATTTGCACGTCAGCttaaataactgatcatctcaaATAATTTTGATTAGGTGTAATAATTGTGAATGctaaaataataacagaaagTCTGTTGACTGACCACAAGAAATGTTAGGAGGCCAAATGTTCTTCCTAAGCACTGAATGGAAGGGTGCCAAAATGAACGCAGACTCTACttgttatatttaatttttctccCAAAGTGTTAGATTCAGTAAATAAACCATAATGGCACATTAAAGTCTGTAGAAATGTGCCACTTTGTGTTTGTCCCTTGCAAATGTGGCGCCAACTTTCACTCAAAAGTAATCTGACTGATTTTCATTGTTGTCTGTTGCAAAGTGTGAAAGAGGAAGTGAAAGTGTTCAGAGGTTAGCCAATCAGAATTCAGCTCACGTGCAGTTCGGTTACAGACTGTACTGATTATACTGCCagtttaaaggagaactccaccaaATCTTTTgaagtttctgaataattaaatgatgtaaacagagtagtttggtgtgaaatgctccattctagaaaaactGACCCAAGTCAGAatcacactggtggtgataggaaccagatgtccacctttaaaagctccctcacagaagtttattacatgaaatggttatttcATTACTTcatatcattatttattttcatccaTCATTATTTTCACATCgttaacatttcatataaaactcagaagacacatgtaggttcactggtggttttggacagtaaataaaatatttgtgttgtagccatggtgacccctggttcccatcaccaccactgtaaagaaacctggaccctttcacaccaaactactctgaatcaCTCCGTTTACATCTCATAAACTCAATTATGGAGGAATTTTAAGACTTTGGTTGAATTGCCCTTTAGGTACacctgtgttttattgttttgactGTAGCAGCTGTTTGTGATGATGTGTTTCCTGCTgtatcttgtttttttgttatgagCACTGAGACAAACCCATACACACAGAGTTAATTATTACAGgagaattaaaatattttaaatatattaaatgttgatGGGAACATAATCGGAAATAATAagatttctttggggactattttgcccgaCAGGGCCTTACTGCATCCCTCCACCATTCAGCACTGAAGAGCGTGTGATTTAAATGAGGAAATACAGAAATTCATCGCTACTGCACAACTACAGACCTATaataaacaacacaacagcacagcCATAGACTTGCAATAACACAGCACAGCTACAGATCTAGTTTATCAACACTACAGCACAGCTACAGACTTGTAACAACACCACAGCACAACTACAGATCTATAATAACCCTGCAGCACAGCTACAGACCTGTAATAAACCTGCATCACAACTATAGACTTATATTAACACTACAGCACAGCAAAAGGCCTGTAAAAACCTTGCAGCACAGCTACAGACCTGTAATAACACAGCACAGCTACAGACCTGTAATAACACAGCACAGCTACAGACCTGTAATTACTACAGCACAGCTTAGCTTTCATTAACCAGTACATAACAACTGCTGCAATTAACAAAATAACTACAACCCCAgtaccaaaaaaagttgggatgctgtgcagagcgtaaataaaaacagaatgcagatgatatgcaaatcatgcaaACCATAtttaaggaaaatactacaaagacaacatatcaaatgttgaaattgagaactttatgaaaaatatgtgcccattttggatttgatgcTAACAACACAATCCATAAAAGTTGGTAtagaggcatgtttaccactgtgtttcatcacctcttctttttaAAACACTCTATAAGCATATGGGAGCTGAGGagactgtagttttgaaagtgaaatgttttcccattcttgttcgATATAGGATTTCAGTTGCTCATCAGTTCGGGGTCTTCTTTGATGTattattcatttaataatgtACTAAATGTTTTCAGAGGTGACAgatctgagcccatgcagtgacttCCACTTCAGAACCGTGTCTGTTTTTAGTGCAGTACCGCCTGAGgccccaaagatcatggccaacAAATACTGGTTTGGACGCTCTTTTAATATCATGTCATGTTACTGCCAATgtttgccaatcaaccaccaggtgtttcttttagcattgcacaactttagcagccttttgtttcctctgtcccaaattttttggaatgacatcaaattcaaaatgggcatctatatttaaaaggaaaaagctataaaatttctcagttttaacatctAATATGttctattttcagttaaatatagggttAAAATGATTTGgccatcattgcattttgtttttatttacgtgtAGTAGTTGTatttaattttgcagaaatttgaGATAAATGAGTG
The DNA window shown above is from Pygocentrus nattereri isolate fPygNat1 chromosome 18, fPygNat1.pri, whole genome shotgun sequence and carries:
- the setd1ba gene encoding histone-lysine N-methyltransferase SETD1B-A isoform X3, whose amino-acid sequence is MSRSGERSRVNEEHGRRSSTLPNGMENSSGEKRSHHWRSYKLIIDPALRKGSHKLYRYDGQHFSSPNPGIPPVDMVRDPRIGRLWTKYKETDLPVPKFKIDECYIGRVPPKEVTFARLNDNIREGFLTDMCKKFGEIEEVEILYNPKNKKHLGIAKVVFGSVRAAKDAVQNLHNTSVMGNIIHVELDPKGENRLRYFERLVNGSFTPLTLPVGEESCEVSPRSLAEALLACEPLRRLSEGSSSTVGGPVTPSSTSTPLSLDTAYSSLRQDTPQSQGTPHTPRPTGTPFSQDSTYSSRQGTPAFQPHRAEGSGGYKSRQFQDIYNRRLERHYVHGVGGAYRGNAEQQSSFKQHQPPEPPSPAFSNTPPPPVTPSFKPTTFQPYQPPLPPVYPHTEPPVYPPQPPQRELDFRRQPQAPLPTPPDYMTVRDRPETPPIPEPPPVPTTPPSACTPPVGTPETCPSPALEAERNSLDSRIEMLLKEKRTKLPFLSDRGDSDGEVRMEGSPISSSSSQLSPIPPCPPQHPSRPPSTGLEDISPTPLPDSDDDEPVAGTAALMLCPQSTSPQNAHGQSTTGGPRTPTEKPESCGQSSGEDMEISDDEMPGTPISGSDCAKGIVVNSAMSLLAPQAMGIPPPGFPPMPHHPQAGYALPPHHLPPHSTVPAPHPPHLTAHPLLHPLHPYPPGMVPMVPVDLMSCLPQWGSVHMSFQMQTQMLSRMAQSQRPYPYPHYLSSAAAAGATAGAMQFGGPYSHLSVMGAPSGAVGHGQHWSIPSMPKFNPTVPPPGYETQKEDPHKATVDGVLMVIVKELKAIMKRDLNRKMVEVVAFRAFDEWWEKKERSAKATSTPVKPGEGKEEEKERTKPKETLSSSLLENWSKGEGLGYEGMGLGIGLRGAIRLPSFKVKRKEPPDPTSTAENKRARPSTPVDDELEDEESERTELPADGTRLDAENSSAKRRHARPVELDSEGEEEEEEEEEEEVASGREESSLSDREEPDAETSERLSSGKEADDEDVEEEDSESEASSSSDSSDGEPGSSSSSESDSDSSASDSSSEYDTSSEEEHEEEEEEEEEVAMEIGVEAETRTSSSSSSSSSSSSEEEEESELKVPGTPPVPPLEEECESGRLEAEEATRSVRAAMDDLRPPSPKGLPVEELDIDVDVPKVEASLEDVGTLRPPTPTGSLADSDLDVRPKSQSEEEVPWTPGRDGPVPSELDTSSQISSSDVTPSKKKQARAKAKKPSAALSPEDALPEPPPMTPTLPSLPPEPAVRDLFPDRPINTIGRPDTEHRLLEPEDDDLDDICQTVLPSSPGVHDDLLFEEPVQKTRRQRRSWEELLLSMHSPAASPPRPSYLPRTEFEEMTILYDIWNEGIDEEDIRYLKITYDKLLQQDNCNDWLNDTLWVHHPPTSGGSLPGIKKKRREDGMRDHVTGCARSEGYYKIDKKDKVKYLNSTRLQFDEPDKDTQGRSIPAQPHASTRAGSERRSEQRRLLSSFSCDSDLLKFNQLKFRKKKIRFCKSHIHDWGLFAMEPIAADEMVIEYVGQNIRQVIADMREKRYEEEGIGSSYMFRVDHDTIIDATKCGNFARFINHSCNPNCYAKVITVESQKKIVIYSRQPINVNEEITYDYKFPIEDEKIPCLCGAENCRGTLN
- the setd1ba gene encoding histone-lysine N-methyltransferase SETD1B-A isoform X1; protein product: MSRSGERSRVNEEHGRRSSTLPNGMENSSGEKRSHHWRSYKLIIDPALRKGSHKLYRYDGQHFSSPNPGIPPVDMVRDPRIGRLWTKYKETDLPVPKFKIDECYIGRVPPKEVTFARLNDNIREGFLTDMCKKFGEIEEVEILYNPKNKKHLGIAKVVFGSVRAAKDAVQNLHNTSVMGNIIHVELDPKGENRLRYFERLVNGSFTPLTLPVGEESCEVSPRSLAEALLACEPLRRLSEGSSSTVGGPVTPSSTSTPLSLDTAYSSLRQDTPQSQGTPHTPRPTGTPFSQDSTYSSRQGTPAFQPHRAEGSGGYKSRQFQDIYNRRLERHYVHGVGGAYRGNAEQQSSFKQHQPPEPPSPAFSNTPPPPVTPSFKPTTFQPYQPPLPPVYPHTEPPVYPPQPPQRELDFRRQPQAPLPTPPDYMTVRDRPETPPIPEPPPVPTTPPSACTPPVGTPETCPSPALEAERNSLDSRIEMLLKEKRTKLPFLSDRGDSDGEVRMEGSPISSSSSQLSPIPPCPPQHPSRPPSTGLEDISPTPLPDSDDDEPVAGTAALMLCPQSTSPQNAHGQSTTGGPRTPTEKPESCGQSSGEDMEISDDEMPGTPISGSDCAKGIVVNSAMSLLAPQAMGIPPPGFPPMPHHPQAGYALPPHHLPPHSTVPAPHPPHLTAHPLLHPLHPYPPGMVPMVPVDLMSCLPQWGSVHMSFQMQTQMLSRMAQSQRPYPYPHYLSSAAAAGATAGAMQFGGPYSHLSVMGAPSGAVGHGQHWSIPSMPKFNPTVPPPGYETQKEDPHKATVDGVLMVIVKELKAIMKRDLNRKMVEVVAFRAFDEWWEKKERSAKATSTPVKPGEGKEEEKERTKPKETLSSSLLENWSKGEGLGYEGMGLGIGLRGAIRLPSFKVKRKEPPDPTSTAENKRARPSTPVDDELEDEESERTELPADGTRLDAENSSAKRRHARPVELDSEGEEEEEEEEEEEVASGREESSLSDREEPDAETSERLSSGKEADDEDVEEEDSESEASSSSDSSDGEPGSSSSSESDSDSSASDSSSEYDTSSEEEHEEEEEEEEEVAMEIGVEAETRTSSSSSSSSSSSSEEEEESELKVPGTPPVPPLEEECESGRLEAEEATRSVRAAMDDLRPPSPKGLPVEELDIDVDVPKVEASLEDVGTLRPPTPTGSLADSDLDVRPKSQSEEEVPWTPGRDGPVPSELDTSSQISSSGQSVHLALPPGHTLLPPPSDSCSRQRLQTDEEVPRTPGRDLRKTQSTETAPETPGGDAPLTGNSLALSLALSSPHVPSSPFSYPAQSPVLSAGIPRTPGRDLTFTPVFPDPAAPAGPPHRKASSESLEEKPVFKEPVFKEPPLSTNLPSAAASPPLPTAATAVAASSQELPTAPQTSPPPSVEGSTPTVPPSLPVPLIELPVPLDVTPSKKKQARAKAKKPSAALSPEDALPEPPPMTPTLPSLPPEPAVRDLFPDRPINTIGRPDTEHRLLEPEDDDLDDICQTVLPSSPGVHDDLLFEEPVQKTRRQRRSWEELLLSMHSPAASPPRPSYLPRTEFEEMTILYDIWNEGIDEEDIRYLKITYDKLLQQDNCNDWLNDTLWVHHPPTSGGSLPGIKKKRREDGMRDHVTGCARSEGYYKIDKKDKVKYLNSTRLQFDEPDKDTQGRSIPAQPHASTRAGSERRSEQRRLLSSFSCDSDLLKFNQLKFRKKKIRFCKSHIHDWGLFAMEPIAADEMVIEYVGQNIRQVIADMREKRYEEEGIGSSYMFRVDHDTIIDATKCGNFARFINHSCNPNCYAKVITVESQKKIVIYSRQPINVNEEITYDYKFPIEDEKIPCLCGAENCRGTLN